In Bubalus bubalis isolate 160015118507 breed Murrah chromosome 3, NDDB_SH_1, whole genome shotgun sequence, a genomic segment contains:
- the MED1 gene encoding mediator of RNA polymerase II transcription subunit 1 isoform X1 has protein sequence MKAQGETEESEKLSKMSSLLERLHAKFNQNRPWSETIKLVRQVMEKRVVMSSGGHQHLVSCLETLQKALKVTSLPAMTDRLESIARQNGLGSHLSASGTECYITSDMFYVEVQLDPAGQLCDVKVAHHGENPVSCPELVQQLREKNFDEFSKHLKGLVNLYNLPGDNKLKTKMYLALQSLEQDLSKMAVMYWKATNAGPLDKILHGSVGYLTPRSGGHLMNLKYYASPSDLLDDKTTSPIILHENNVPRSLGMNASVTIEGTSAMYKLPIAPLIMGSHPVDNKWTPSFSLVTSANSVDLPACFFLKFPQPLPVSRAFVQKIQNCTGIPLFETQPTYVPLYELITQFELSKDPDPLPLNHNMRFYAALPGQQHCYFLNKDAPLPDGRSLQGTLVSKITFQHPGRVPLILNLIRHQVAYNTLIGSCVKRTILKEDSPGLLQFEVCPLSESRFSVSFQHPVNDSLVCVVMDVQDSTHVSCKLYKGLSDALICTDDFIAKVVQRCMSIPVTMRAIRRKAETIQADTPALSLIAETVEDMVKKNLPPASSPGYGMTTGNNPMSGTTTPTNTFPGGPITTLFNMSMSIKDRHESVGHGEDFSKVSQNPILTSLLQITGNGGSTIGSSPTPPHHTPPPVSSMAGNTKNHPMLMNLLKDNPAQDFSTLYGSSPLERQNSSSGSPRMEMCSGSNKTKKKKSSRLPPDKPKHQTEDDFQRELFSMDVDSQNPIFDVNMTADTLDTPHITPAPSQCSTPPTTYPQPVPHPQPSIQRMVRLSSSDSIGPDVTDILSDIAEEASKLPSTSDDCPPIGTPVRDSSSSGHSQSALFDPDVFQANNNENPYTDPADLIADAAGSPSSDSPTNHFFPDGVDFNPDLLNSQSQSGFGEEYFDESSQSGDNDDFKGFASQALNTLGVPMLGGDNGETKFKGNSQADTVDFSIIAVAGKALGPTDLMEHHSGSQSPLLTTGDLGKEKTQKRVKEGNGASNSSLSGTGLDSKPGKRSRTPSNDGKSKDKPPKRKKADTEGKSPSHSSSNRPFTPPTSTGGSKSPGSSGRSQTPPGVATPPIPKITIQIPKGTVMVGKPSSHSQYTSSGSVSSSGSKSHHSHSSLSSASNSGKMKSSKSEGSSSSKLSSSIYSSQGSSGSSQSKNSSQSGGKPGSSPITKHGLSSGSSSTKMKPQGKPSSLMNPSLSKPNISPSHSRPPGGSDKLASPMKPVPGTPPSSKAKSPISSGSGGSHMSGTSSSTGMKSSSGLGSSGSLSQKTPPSSNSCTASSSSFSSSGSSMSSSQNQHGSSKGKSPSRNKKPSLTAVIDKLKHGVVTSGPGGEDPMDGQMGVSTNSSHPVSSKHNMSGGEFQGKREKSDKDKSKVSTSGGSVDSSKKTSESKNVGSTGVAKIIISKHDGGSPSIKAKVTLQKPGEGGGEGLRPQMASSKNYGSPLISGSTPKHERGSPSHSKSPAYTPQNLDSESESGSSIAEKSYQNSPSSDDGIRPLPEYSTEKHKKHKKEKKKVKDKDRDRDKDRDKKKSHSIKPESWSKSPISSDQSLSMTSNTILSTDRPSRLSPDFMIGEEDDDLMDVALIGN, from the exons ATGAAGGCTCAGGGGGAGACCGAGG AGTCGGAAAAGCTGAGTAAGATGAGTTCTCTCTTGGAACGGCTCCATGCAAAATTTAACCAAAATAGACCTTGGAGTGAAACCATTAAGCTTGTGCGTCAAGTCATG GAGAAGAGGGTTGTAATGAGTTCTGGAGGGCACCAACATTTGGTCAGCTGTTTGGAGACATTGCAGAAAGCTCTCAAAG TAACATCTTTACCAGCAATGACTGACCGTTTGGAGTCTATAGCAAGACAGAATGG ACTGGGCTCTCATCTCAGTGCCAGTGGCACTGAATGTTACATCACGTCAGATATGTTCTATGTGGAAGTGCAGTTAGATCCTGCAGGACAGCTTTGTGATGTAAAAGTGGCTCACCATGGGGAGAATCCTGTG agCTGTCCAGAGCTTGTACAGCAGCTAAG ggaaaaaaattttgatgaattttCTAAGCACCTTAAGGGTCTTGTTAATCTTTATAACCTTCCAGGGGACAA CAAACTGAAGACTAAAATGTACTTGGCTCTCCAATCCTTAGAACAGGATCTATCTAAAATGGCAGTTATGTATTG GAAAGCAACCAATGCTGGTCCCTTGGACAAGATTCTTCATGGAAGTGTTGGCTATCTCACTCCAAGAAGTGGGG gtCATTTAATGAACTTGAAGTATTATGCCTCTCCTTCTGACCTGCTGGATGATAAGACAACATCCCCTATCATTTTGCATGAGAATAATG ttcCTCGATCTTTGGGCATGAATGCATCAGTGACAATCGAAGGAACATCTGCTATGTATAAACTCCCAATTGCACCATTAATTATGGGATCACATCCAGTTGACAACAAATG gactCCCTCCTTCTCCTTAGTTACCAGTGCCAACAGTGTTGATCTTCCTGCTTGTTTCTTCTTGAAATTTCCCCAGCCACTTCCAGTATCTAGAGCATTTGTTCAGAAAATTCAGAACTGCACAG GAATTCCATTGTTTGAAACTCAGCCAACTTACGTACCCCTCTATGAACTGATCACTCAATTTGAACTGTCAAAGGATCCTGACCCCTTACCTTTGAATCACAACATGCGATTTTATGCT GCTCTTCCAGGTCAACAGCACTGCTATTTCCTCAACAAGGATGCTCCTCTTCCAGATGGTAGAAGTCTACAGGGAACCCTTGTTAGCAAAATCACCTTTCAGCACCCTGGCCGGGTTCCTCTTATCCTGAATCTGATCAGACACCAAGTGGCCTATAACACCCTAATAGGAAGCTGTGTCAAAAGAACTATTCTGAAGGAAG aTTCTCCAGGGCTTCTCCAATTTGAAGTGTGTCCCCTCTCAGAGTCTCGTTTCAGCGTGTCTTTTCAGCACCCTGTGAATGACTCCCTGGTGTGTG tggtaATGGATGTGCAGGACTCAACACATGTGAGCTGTAAACTCTACAAGGGGCTGTCAGATGCACTCATCTGCACAGATGACTTCATTGCCAAAGTTGTTCAAAG atgtatGTCGATTCCTGTGACGATGAGGGCTATTCGGAGGAAAGCTGAAACCATTCAGGCCGACACCCCAGCACTGTCCCTCATTGCAGAGACAGTTGAAGACATGGTGAAAAAGAACCTGCCCCCGGCTAGCAGCCCAGGGTATGGCATGACCACAGGCAACAACCCAATGAGTGGTACCACTACACCAACCAACACCTTTCCGGGGGGTCCCATTACCACCTTGTTTAATATGAGCATGAGCATCAAAGATCGGCATGAGTCGGTGGGCCATGGGGAGGACTTCAGCAAGGTATCTCAGAACCCAATTCTTACCAGTTTGTTGCAAATCACAGGGAACGGGGGGTCTACCATTGGCTCGAGTCCGACCCCTCCTCATCACACGCCGCCACCTGTCTCTTCGATGGCCGGCAACACCAAGAACCACCCGATGCTCATGAACCTTCTTAAAGATAATCCTGCCCAGGATTTCTCAACCCTTTATGGAAGCAGTCCTTTAGAAAGGCAGAACTCCTCTTCCGGCTCACCCCGGATGGAAATGTGCTCGGGAAGCAAcaagacaaagaagaagaagTCATCAAGATTACCACCTGACAAACCAAAGCACCAGACTGAAGATGACTTTCAGAGGGAGCTATTTTCAATGGATGTTGACTCACAAAACCCTATCTTTGATGTCAACATGACAGCTGACACGCTGGATACGCCACACATCACTCCAGCTCCAAGCCAGTGTAGTACTCCCCCAACAACTTACCCGCAACCAGTACCTCACCCCCAACCCAGTATTCAAAGGATGGTCCGACTATCCAGTTCAGACAGCATTGGCCCAGATGTAACTGATATCCTTTCAGACATTGCAGAAGAAGCTTCTAAGCTTCCCAGCACTAGTGACGATTGTCCACCCATTGGCACCCCTGTTCGAGATTCTTCAAGCTCTGGGCATTCTCAGAGTGCCCTCTTTGACCCTGATGTCTTTCAAGccaataataatgaaaatccaTACACTGATCCAGCTGACCTTATTGCAGATGCTGCTGGCAGCCCCAGTAGTGACTCACCTACcaatcatttttttcctgatggAGTAGATTTCAATCCTGATTTGTTGAACAGCCAGAGCCAaagtggttttggagaagaataTTTTGATGAAAGCAGCCAAAGTGGAGATAATGATGATTTCAAAGGATTTGCATCTCAGGCACTAAATACTTTGGGGGTGCCAATGCTTGGAGGTGATAATGGGGAGACTAAGTTTAAAGGCAATAGCCAAGCTGACACGGTTGATTTCAGTATTATAGCAGTGGCTGGTAAGGCTTTGGGGCCTACAGATCTTATGGAGCATCACAGTGGTAGCCAGAGTCCTTTATTGACCACTGGGGACTTAGGGAAAGAAAAGACTCAAAAGAGAGTAAAGGAAGGCAATGGTGCCAGTAATAGTAGTCTGTCAGGGACAGGATTAGACAGCAAACCAGGGAAGCGCAGTCGAACCCCTTCTAATGATGGCAAAAGCAAAGATAAGCCTCCAAAGCGGAAGAAGGCAGACACTGAGGGAAAGTCTCCATCTCACAGTTCTTCTAACCGACCTTTCACCCCACCTACTAGTACAGGTGGATCCAAATCTCCAGGCAGTTCAGGAAGGTCTCAGACTCCCCCAGGTGTTGCCACACCACCCATTCCCAAAATTACTATTCAGATTCCTAAGGGAACTGTGATGGTGGGCAAGCCCTCTTCTCACAGTCAGTATACCAGCAGTGGTTCTGTGTCTTCCTCAGGAAGTAAAAGCCACCATAGCCATTCTTCCTTATCTTCTGCTTCCAACTCAGGCAAGATGAAAAGCAGTAAATCAGAAGGTTCATCAAGTTCTAAATTAAGTAGCAGTATATATTCTAGCCAGGGGTCTTCTGGATCTAGCCAGTCCAAAAATTCATCCCAGTCTGGGGgaaagccaggctcctctcctatTACCAAGCATGGACTGAGCAGTGGCTCCAGCAGCACCAAGATGAAACCTCAAGGGAAGCCATCATCACTTATGAATCCTTCTTTAAGTAAACCAAACATATCCCCTTCCCATTCGAGGCCACCTGGAGGCTCTGATAAGCTTGCCTCTCCAATGAAGCCTGTTCCTGGGACTCCCCCATCCTCTAAAGCCAAGTCCCCTATCAGTTCAGGTTCTGGTGGTTCTCACATGTCTGGAACTAGTTCAAGCACTGGCATGAAGTCATCTTCAGGGTTAGGATCCTCAGGCTCATTGTCTCAGAAAACTCCCCCGTCATCTAACTCTTGTACAgcatcttcctcttccttttcctcaagTGGCTCTTCCATGTCATCCTCTCAGAACCAGCATGGGAGTTCCAAAGGGAAATCTCCCAGCAGAAATAAGAAGCCGTCTTTAACAGCTGTCATAGATAAACTGAAGCATGGGGTTGTCACCAGTGGCCCTGGGGGTGAAGACCCAATGGACGGCCAAATGGGGGTGAGCACAAATTCTAGCCATCCTGTGTCCTCCAAACATAACATGTCTGGAGGAGAGTTCCAGGGCAAGCGTGAGAAAAGTGATAAAGACAAATCAAAGGTTTCCACCTCGGGGGGCTCAGTGGATTCATCTAAGAAGACCTCAGAGTCTAAAAATGTGGGGAGCACAGGTGTGGCAAAAATTATCATCAGCAAGCATGATGGGGGATCCCCCAGCATTAAAGCCAAAGTGACTTTGCAGAAACCTGGGGAAGGTGGTGGAGAAGGGCTCAGGCCTCAGATGGCCTCTTCCAAAAACTATGGCTCTCCACTCATCAGTGGTTCCACTCCAAAGCATGAGCGTGGCTCTCCCAGCCATAGTAAGTCACCAGCATATACCCCCCAGAATCTGGACAGTGAAAGTGAGTCAGGCTCCTCCATAGCAGAGAAATCTTATCAGAACAGTCCTAGCTCAGATGATGGCATCCGACCTCTTCCAGAATACAGCACAGAGAAGCATAAgaagcacaaaaaagaaaagaagaaagtaaaggaCAAAGATAGGGACCGGGACAAAGACCGAGACAAGAAAAAATCTCATAGCATCAAGCCAGAGAGTTGGTCTAAATCACCCATCTCTTCAGACCAGTCCTTGTCTATGACAAGTAACACAATCTTATCTACAGACAGGCCCTCAAGGCTCAGCCCTGACTTTATGATTGGGGAGGAAGATGACGATCTTATGGATGTGGCCCTGATTGGCAACTAG
- the MED1 gene encoding mediator of RNA polymerase II transcription subunit 1 isoform X2, producing the protein MSSGGHQHLVSCLETLQKALKVTSLPAMTDRLESIARQNGLGSHLSASGTECYITSDMFYVEVQLDPAGQLCDVKVAHHGENPVSCPELVQQLREKNFDEFSKHLKGLVNLYNLPGDNKLKTKMYLALQSLEQDLSKMAVMYWKATNAGPLDKILHGSVGYLTPRSGGHLMNLKYYASPSDLLDDKTTSPIILHENNVPRSLGMNASVTIEGTSAMYKLPIAPLIMGSHPVDNKWTPSFSLVTSANSVDLPACFFLKFPQPLPVSRAFVQKIQNCTGIPLFETQPTYVPLYELITQFELSKDPDPLPLNHNMRFYAALPGQQHCYFLNKDAPLPDGRSLQGTLVSKITFQHPGRVPLILNLIRHQVAYNTLIGSCVKRTILKEDSPGLLQFEVCPLSESRFSVSFQHPVNDSLVCVVMDVQDSTHVSCKLYKGLSDALICTDDFIAKVVQRCMSIPVTMRAIRRKAETIQADTPALSLIAETVEDMVKKNLPPASSPGYGMTTGNNPMSGTTTPTNTFPGGPITTLFNMSMSIKDRHESVGHGEDFSKVSQNPILTSLLQITGNGGSTIGSSPTPPHHTPPPVSSMAGNTKNHPMLMNLLKDNPAQDFSTLYGSSPLERQNSSSGSPRMEMCSGSNKTKKKKSSRLPPDKPKHQTEDDFQRELFSMDVDSQNPIFDVNMTADTLDTPHITPAPSQCSTPPTTYPQPVPHPQPSIQRMVRLSSSDSIGPDVTDILSDIAEEASKLPSTSDDCPPIGTPVRDSSSSGHSQSALFDPDVFQANNNENPYTDPADLIADAAGSPSSDSPTNHFFPDGVDFNPDLLNSQSQSGFGEEYFDESSQSGDNDDFKGFASQALNTLGVPMLGGDNGETKFKGNSQADTVDFSIIAVAGKALGPTDLMEHHSGSQSPLLTTGDLGKEKTQKRVKEGNGASNSSLSGTGLDSKPGKRSRTPSNDGKSKDKPPKRKKADTEGKSPSHSSSNRPFTPPTSTGGSKSPGSSGRSQTPPGVATPPIPKITIQIPKGTVMVGKPSSHSQYTSSGSVSSSGSKSHHSHSSLSSASNSGKMKSSKSEGSSSSKLSSSIYSSQGSSGSSQSKNSSQSGGKPGSSPITKHGLSSGSSSTKMKPQGKPSSLMNPSLSKPNISPSHSRPPGGSDKLASPMKPVPGTPPSSKAKSPISSGSGGSHMSGTSSSTGMKSSSGLGSSGSLSQKTPPSSNSCTASSSSFSSSGSSMSSSQNQHGSSKGKSPSRNKKPSLTAVIDKLKHGVVTSGPGGEDPMDGQMGVSTNSSHPVSSKHNMSGGEFQGKREKSDKDKSKVSTSGGSVDSSKKTSESKNVGSTGVAKIIISKHDGGSPSIKAKVTLQKPGEGGGEGLRPQMASSKNYGSPLISGSTPKHERGSPSHSKSPAYTPQNLDSESESGSSIAEKSYQNSPSSDDGIRPLPEYSTEKHKKHKKEKKKVKDKDRDRDKDRDKKKSHSIKPESWSKSPISSDQSLSMTSNTILSTDRPSRLSPDFMIGEEDDDLMDVALIGN; encoded by the exons ATGAGTTCTGGAGGGCACCAACATTTGGTCAGCTGTTTGGAGACATTGCAGAAAGCTCTCAAAG TAACATCTTTACCAGCAATGACTGACCGTTTGGAGTCTATAGCAAGACAGAATGG ACTGGGCTCTCATCTCAGTGCCAGTGGCACTGAATGTTACATCACGTCAGATATGTTCTATGTGGAAGTGCAGTTAGATCCTGCAGGACAGCTTTGTGATGTAAAAGTGGCTCACCATGGGGAGAATCCTGTG agCTGTCCAGAGCTTGTACAGCAGCTAAG ggaaaaaaattttgatgaattttCTAAGCACCTTAAGGGTCTTGTTAATCTTTATAACCTTCCAGGGGACAA CAAACTGAAGACTAAAATGTACTTGGCTCTCCAATCCTTAGAACAGGATCTATCTAAAATGGCAGTTATGTATTG GAAAGCAACCAATGCTGGTCCCTTGGACAAGATTCTTCATGGAAGTGTTGGCTATCTCACTCCAAGAAGTGGGG gtCATTTAATGAACTTGAAGTATTATGCCTCTCCTTCTGACCTGCTGGATGATAAGACAACATCCCCTATCATTTTGCATGAGAATAATG ttcCTCGATCTTTGGGCATGAATGCATCAGTGACAATCGAAGGAACATCTGCTATGTATAAACTCCCAATTGCACCATTAATTATGGGATCACATCCAGTTGACAACAAATG gactCCCTCCTTCTCCTTAGTTACCAGTGCCAACAGTGTTGATCTTCCTGCTTGTTTCTTCTTGAAATTTCCCCAGCCACTTCCAGTATCTAGAGCATTTGTTCAGAAAATTCAGAACTGCACAG GAATTCCATTGTTTGAAACTCAGCCAACTTACGTACCCCTCTATGAACTGATCACTCAATTTGAACTGTCAAAGGATCCTGACCCCTTACCTTTGAATCACAACATGCGATTTTATGCT GCTCTTCCAGGTCAACAGCACTGCTATTTCCTCAACAAGGATGCTCCTCTTCCAGATGGTAGAAGTCTACAGGGAACCCTTGTTAGCAAAATCACCTTTCAGCACCCTGGCCGGGTTCCTCTTATCCTGAATCTGATCAGACACCAAGTGGCCTATAACACCCTAATAGGAAGCTGTGTCAAAAGAACTATTCTGAAGGAAG aTTCTCCAGGGCTTCTCCAATTTGAAGTGTGTCCCCTCTCAGAGTCTCGTTTCAGCGTGTCTTTTCAGCACCCTGTGAATGACTCCCTGGTGTGTG tggtaATGGATGTGCAGGACTCAACACATGTGAGCTGTAAACTCTACAAGGGGCTGTCAGATGCACTCATCTGCACAGATGACTTCATTGCCAAAGTTGTTCAAAG atgtatGTCGATTCCTGTGACGATGAGGGCTATTCGGAGGAAAGCTGAAACCATTCAGGCCGACACCCCAGCACTGTCCCTCATTGCAGAGACAGTTGAAGACATGGTGAAAAAGAACCTGCCCCCGGCTAGCAGCCCAGGGTATGGCATGACCACAGGCAACAACCCAATGAGTGGTACCACTACACCAACCAACACCTTTCCGGGGGGTCCCATTACCACCTTGTTTAATATGAGCATGAGCATCAAAGATCGGCATGAGTCGGTGGGCCATGGGGAGGACTTCAGCAAGGTATCTCAGAACCCAATTCTTACCAGTTTGTTGCAAATCACAGGGAACGGGGGGTCTACCATTGGCTCGAGTCCGACCCCTCCTCATCACACGCCGCCACCTGTCTCTTCGATGGCCGGCAACACCAAGAACCACCCGATGCTCATGAACCTTCTTAAAGATAATCCTGCCCAGGATTTCTCAACCCTTTATGGAAGCAGTCCTTTAGAAAGGCAGAACTCCTCTTCCGGCTCACCCCGGATGGAAATGTGCTCGGGAAGCAAcaagacaaagaagaagaagTCATCAAGATTACCACCTGACAAACCAAAGCACCAGACTGAAGATGACTTTCAGAGGGAGCTATTTTCAATGGATGTTGACTCACAAAACCCTATCTTTGATGTCAACATGACAGCTGACACGCTGGATACGCCACACATCACTCCAGCTCCAAGCCAGTGTAGTACTCCCCCAACAACTTACCCGCAACCAGTACCTCACCCCCAACCCAGTATTCAAAGGATGGTCCGACTATCCAGTTCAGACAGCATTGGCCCAGATGTAACTGATATCCTTTCAGACATTGCAGAAGAAGCTTCTAAGCTTCCCAGCACTAGTGACGATTGTCCACCCATTGGCACCCCTGTTCGAGATTCTTCAAGCTCTGGGCATTCTCAGAGTGCCCTCTTTGACCCTGATGTCTTTCAAGccaataataatgaaaatccaTACACTGATCCAGCTGACCTTATTGCAGATGCTGCTGGCAGCCCCAGTAGTGACTCACCTACcaatcatttttttcctgatggAGTAGATTTCAATCCTGATTTGTTGAACAGCCAGAGCCAaagtggttttggagaagaataTTTTGATGAAAGCAGCCAAAGTGGAGATAATGATGATTTCAAAGGATTTGCATCTCAGGCACTAAATACTTTGGGGGTGCCAATGCTTGGAGGTGATAATGGGGAGACTAAGTTTAAAGGCAATAGCCAAGCTGACACGGTTGATTTCAGTATTATAGCAGTGGCTGGTAAGGCTTTGGGGCCTACAGATCTTATGGAGCATCACAGTGGTAGCCAGAGTCCTTTATTGACCACTGGGGACTTAGGGAAAGAAAAGACTCAAAAGAGAGTAAAGGAAGGCAATGGTGCCAGTAATAGTAGTCTGTCAGGGACAGGATTAGACAGCAAACCAGGGAAGCGCAGTCGAACCCCTTCTAATGATGGCAAAAGCAAAGATAAGCCTCCAAAGCGGAAGAAGGCAGACACTGAGGGAAAGTCTCCATCTCACAGTTCTTCTAACCGACCTTTCACCCCACCTACTAGTACAGGTGGATCCAAATCTCCAGGCAGTTCAGGAAGGTCTCAGACTCCCCCAGGTGTTGCCACACCACCCATTCCCAAAATTACTATTCAGATTCCTAAGGGAACTGTGATGGTGGGCAAGCCCTCTTCTCACAGTCAGTATACCAGCAGTGGTTCTGTGTCTTCCTCAGGAAGTAAAAGCCACCATAGCCATTCTTCCTTATCTTCTGCTTCCAACTCAGGCAAGATGAAAAGCAGTAAATCAGAAGGTTCATCAAGTTCTAAATTAAGTAGCAGTATATATTCTAGCCAGGGGTCTTCTGGATCTAGCCAGTCCAAAAATTCATCCCAGTCTGGGGgaaagccaggctcctctcctatTACCAAGCATGGACTGAGCAGTGGCTCCAGCAGCACCAAGATGAAACCTCAAGGGAAGCCATCATCACTTATGAATCCTTCTTTAAGTAAACCAAACATATCCCCTTCCCATTCGAGGCCACCTGGAGGCTCTGATAAGCTTGCCTCTCCAATGAAGCCTGTTCCTGGGACTCCCCCATCCTCTAAAGCCAAGTCCCCTATCAGTTCAGGTTCTGGTGGTTCTCACATGTCTGGAACTAGTTCAAGCACTGGCATGAAGTCATCTTCAGGGTTAGGATCCTCAGGCTCATTGTCTCAGAAAACTCCCCCGTCATCTAACTCTTGTACAgcatcttcctcttccttttcctcaagTGGCTCTTCCATGTCATCCTCTCAGAACCAGCATGGGAGTTCCAAAGGGAAATCTCCCAGCAGAAATAAGAAGCCGTCTTTAACAGCTGTCATAGATAAACTGAAGCATGGGGTTGTCACCAGTGGCCCTGGGGGTGAAGACCCAATGGACGGCCAAATGGGGGTGAGCACAAATTCTAGCCATCCTGTGTCCTCCAAACATAACATGTCTGGAGGAGAGTTCCAGGGCAAGCGTGAGAAAAGTGATAAAGACAAATCAAAGGTTTCCACCTCGGGGGGCTCAGTGGATTCATCTAAGAAGACCTCAGAGTCTAAAAATGTGGGGAGCACAGGTGTGGCAAAAATTATCATCAGCAAGCATGATGGGGGATCCCCCAGCATTAAAGCCAAAGTGACTTTGCAGAAACCTGGGGAAGGTGGTGGAGAAGGGCTCAGGCCTCAGATGGCCTCTTCCAAAAACTATGGCTCTCCACTCATCAGTGGTTCCACTCCAAAGCATGAGCGTGGCTCTCCCAGCCATAGTAAGTCACCAGCATATACCCCCCAGAATCTGGACAGTGAAAGTGAGTCAGGCTCCTCCATAGCAGAGAAATCTTATCAGAACAGTCCTAGCTCAGATGATGGCATCCGACCTCTTCCAGAATACAGCACAGAGAAGCATAAgaagcacaaaaaagaaaagaagaaagtaaaggaCAAAGATAGGGACCGGGACAAAGACCGAGACAAGAAAAAATCTCATAGCATCAAGCCAGAGAGTTGGTCTAAATCACCCATCTCTTCAGACCAGTCCTTGTCTATGACAAGTAACACAATCTTATCTACAGACAGGCCCTCAAGGCTCAGCCCTGACTTTATGATTGGGGAGGAAGATGACGATCTTATGGATGTGGCCCTGATTGGCAACTAG